One region of Sulfuriroseicoccus oceanibius genomic DNA includes:
- a CDS encoding family 20 glycosylhydrolase → MTYFPETCWCPRVRALLRLTVLSALALALSFAGVSRVSASDEGVSRDAPALLPMPRQVEWGRRAVSVDRVKVVFPEQVGDALKFARLKDEVAELLERNGVEASEDAEQLLMFRFGNVAVPNQWRGQSREAYRLVVEDRGVSITANDVAGMYYGLQTLRQLMVNREGQTTVAACKVYDYPAFKIRGFMHDVGRNFQSLEQLKMQIDTFAAYKINTFHFHVTEYHGWRLESKIYPELQRIDTFTRKPGKYYTQQEFKDLVDYCWARNITVIPEFDTPGHSDAFRKALGIKTMKDPKAKEAMVRLFDELCSLVPKEKMPYIHVGTDEASKPEERVNADYLPALHEVIQRNGRDVIGWVHGMHIKGDTKQIQQTWASSKPLPKLRHIDSRANYLNYLQALNFATRVHFQQPCSVPHGDETNLGGILCYWPDTKVDDEKQALLNSPVLSAVVGYSEAVWRGVPKDQPEYWCKIPPRGTSEFKRYAHFEERLIEQRERFQKGKPFLALRTHNVDWRLLGPVADGEVEALERGEIRDRYDGYAWSAPVQGAALHLRHFFKFPSHLKSFPKGKDVVWANTFVFSPVDQEVDAWIGFNTVAASGYKGKETIPAQGDWDGNPACNIWINGERVDPPVWESTAQGMEHALTNEIYSARPPTKIRLKKGWNPVLVKAARSYKWCFAFKPIHVDAAGNITEVDGLKFSSSPSR, encoded by the coding sequence ATGACCTATTTTCCTGAGACCTGCTGGTGCCCGCGTGTGCGTGCGTTGCTTCGATTGACTGTCCTCAGTGCCTTGGCGCTGGCGTTGAGTTTTGCGGGTGTCTCGCGGGTTTCCGCCTCTGATGAGGGCGTGTCGCGGGACGCTCCGGCGTTGTTGCCGATGCCGCGGCAGGTGGAGTGGGGACGGCGTGCGGTTTCGGTGGATAGAGTGAAAGTGGTTTTTCCCGAGCAGGTTGGTGATGCACTGAAATTTGCGAGGCTGAAGGATGAGGTGGCGGAGTTGCTGGAGCGCAATGGAGTTGAGGCATCGGAGGATGCGGAGCAGTTGTTGATGTTTCGCTTTGGGAATGTGGCGGTGCCGAACCAATGGCGCGGGCAGTCTCGTGAAGCCTACCGACTGGTGGTGGAGGACCGCGGGGTGTCGATTACAGCGAACGACGTGGCGGGCATGTACTACGGTCTGCAGACATTGCGTCAGCTGATGGTGAACCGGGAGGGGCAGACGACGGTGGCTGCATGCAAGGTTTACGATTATCCCGCATTTAAGATCCGCGGGTTCATGCACGACGTGGGGCGTAATTTCCAGTCGCTCGAGCAGCTGAAGATGCAGATCGACACGTTTGCCGCGTACAAGATCAACACCTTTCACTTCCACGTCACCGAGTACCATGGCTGGCGTCTGGAGAGTAAGATTTATCCTGAGCTGCAGCGGATCGATACCTTCACGCGCAAGCCGGGCAAGTATTACACGCAGCAGGAGTTCAAGGATCTGGTGGACTACTGCTGGGCGAGGAACATCACAGTGATTCCGGAGTTTGACACGCCGGGTCACAGCGATGCGTTCCGCAAGGCGCTGGGGATCAAGACGATGAAAGACCCCAAAGCCAAGGAGGCGATGGTGCGGCTTTTTGACGAGCTGTGTTCGTTGGTGCCGAAAGAGAAGATGCCCTACATCCACGTGGGGACGGATGAGGCGTCGAAGCCGGAGGAGCGGGTGAACGCGGACTACCTGCCGGCACTGCATGAGGTGATCCAGCGCAATGGGCGTGACGTGATCGGCTGGGTGCATGGGATGCACATCAAGGGCGACACCAAGCAGATCCAGCAGACGTGGGCGAGCTCGAAGCCTCTGCCCAAACTGCGCCATATCGATTCGCGCGCCAATTACCTGAACTACCTGCAGGCGCTCAACTTCGCGACCCGCGTGCATTTCCAACAACCGTGCAGCGTGCCGCACGGTGATGAGACGAATCTGGGCGGTATCCTTTGTTATTGGCCGGACACCAAGGTCGACGACGAGAAGCAGGCGTTGCTCAACAGCCCGGTGCTTTCCGCCGTGGTCGGGTATTCGGAAGCGGTTTGGCGTGGCGTTCCCAAGGATCAGCCGGAGTACTGGTGTAAGATCCCACCGCGCGGTACGTCGGAGTTCAAGCGTTACGCTCATTTTGAAGAGCGACTGATCGAACAGCGCGAGCGCTTCCAAAAAGGGAAGCCGTTTCTGGCGCTGCGCACGCACAATGTCGACTGGCGCCTGCTCGGACCGGTGGCTGATGGCGAGGTCGAGGCATTGGAGCGCGGCGAGATCCGCGATCGTTATGACGGTTATGCGTGGAGCGCACCAGTGCAGGGAGCGGCGCTGCACTTGCGCCATTTCTTTAAGTTTCCGAGCCATCTGAAGAGCTTCCCGAAAGGCAAGGACGTGGTCTGGGCGAATACGTTCGTCTTCAGCCCGGTGGACCAGGAAGTGGACGCTTGGATCGGGTTCAACACAGTTGCGGCATCCGGCTACAAGGGGAAGGAGACGATTCCCGCCCAAGGGGATTGGGACGGCAACCCAGCATGTAACATTTGGATCAATGGCGAGCGGGTGGATCCTCCGGTATGGGAAAGCACGGCGCAGGGGATGGAGCATGCTCTGACCAATGAGATCTACAGTGCGCGTCCACCGACGAAGATCCGTCTCAAAAAGGGCTGGAACCCGGTGCTGGTGAAGGCTGCGCGATCGTACAAGTGGTGCTTCGCGTTCAAGCCGATCCACGTCGATGCCGCAGGCAACATTACAGAGGTGGATGGGTTGAAATTCTCGTCATCGCCAAGCCGTTAG
- a CDS encoding family 20 glycosylhydrolase, with protein MKTQNTSASGAGSGRIRGAVRSLRSVCQGALAAALVAVPSLHASDEGVSREKPALLPMPQQVEWANQAVPVKSLKVTFPGQVDDALRFAQLKEEVTELLKSNGVTHSNEAEQALMFRLGKVDVPNQWQGQEREAYQLVSEPRGVSITANDVSGLYAGLQTLRQLMVHQNGETTVAACKVQDYPAFKIRGLMHDVGRNFQTIDQLKMQIDVMAKHKLNVFHWHLTDHYGWRLESKIYPELQSDKAFGRWHGKYYTQEEFKDMVDYCWARGIIIIPEFDTPGHSEAFRHGLEIPNMKDPRAIEAICKLVDEVCTLAPKERMPYIHIGTDEVRHRDEYVNADYLPTLHKAVQDNGREVIGWCKGMTFKGAKQIAQTWAQSRPWGGAQHIDSRANYINHLEAMDFAQRMFFQQPCRQPHGDDIQLGGILAYWPDTLTDDEKRSLTNSPVVSAMVAYSEAVWKGVEKDRPEYWAKIPPKGTPEYDAYADFEDRLAEIRDRFHTDVPFLMVKGHDIEWRLLGPVEDGLSPELEQGIVKDRYEVDGKPLNWTKPVYGGAIHVKHFFGFKSHLSSFPKGRNIVWANTHVYSPKDQEVDAWINFNTISTSDPRAGVAQQGEWGANPACDIWLNGERIAPPKWQNKGKAAKEIALIDEVYTSREPAKIKLKKGWNTVLIKSAPTWKWVFTFVPVEKDGPIYREVEGLKYSAAKPE; from the coding sequence ATGAAAACACAGAATACTTCAGCATCAGGGGCTGGCTCTGGGCGGATCCGCGGTGCGGTTCGCTCGTTGCGCAGCGTGTGCCAGGGGGCGTTGGCAGCCGCATTGGTAGCGGTACCATCATTGCACGCCTCGGATGAGGGTGTGTCTCGCGAGAAGCCGGCGTTGTTGCCGATGCCGCAGCAGGTGGAATGGGCGAACCAGGCGGTGCCTGTGAAGTCGCTCAAGGTCACATTTCCGGGCCAGGTGGACGATGCGTTGCGTTTTGCCCAGCTCAAAGAGGAGGTGACCGAGTTGCTCAAGAGCAATGGAGTGACGCATTCCAATGAGGCGGAGCAGGCGTTGATGTTCCGATTGGGGAAGGTCGATGTGCCGAACCAGTGGCAGGGCCAGGAGCGTGAAGCCTACCAGTTGGTGTCGGAGCCTCGCGGGGTTTCGATCACGGCCAATGACGTGTCCGGCTTGTATGCGGGTTTGCAGACCTTGCGTCAGCTGATGGTGCATCAGAATGGCGAGACGACGGTGGCTGCGTGCAAGGTGCAGGATTATCCGGCGTTCAAGATCCGCGGTCTGATGCACGACGTCGGGCGCAACTTCCAGACGATCGACCAGCTCAAGATGCAGATCGACGTGATGGCGAAGCACAAGCTCAATGTGTTCCATTGGCACCTCACCGACCACTATGGCTGGCGCTTGGAGAGCAAGATTTATCCTGAGTTGCAGTCGGACAAAGCGTTCGGCCGCTGGCACGGCAAGTACTACACGCAGGAAGAGTTCAAGGACATGGTGGACTACTGCTGGGCGCGTGGAATCATCATCATCCCTGAGTTCGACACGCCGGGGCACTCGGAGGCATTCCGCCACGGCTTGGAGATCCCGAACATGAAAGACCCACGTGCGATCGAGGCGATCTGCAAGTTGGTCGATGAAGTGTGCACGCTCGCACCGAAAGAGCGCATGCCTTACATCCACATCGGTACCGATGAAGTGCGCCACCGGGACGAGTACGTCAATGCCGACTACCTGCCAACGCTTCACAAGGCGGTGCAGGACAACGGCCGTGAGGTGATCGGTTGGTGCAAGGGGATGACCTTCAAAGGCGCCAAGCAGATTGCCCAAACGTGGGCGCAATCGCGTCCATGGGGCGGTGCCCAGCACATCGACTCTCGCGCCAATTACATCAACCACCTCGAGGCGATGGACTTCGCGCAGCGTATGTTCTTCCAGCAGCCATGCCGTCAGCCGCACGGCGACGACATCCAGCTCGGCGGTATTCTGGCTTATTGGCCGGACACGCTCACCGATGACGAGAAGCGCAGCCTGACCAACAGTCCGGTTGTTTCCGCCATGGTGGCGTACTCGGAAGCCGTTTGGAAAGGCGTGGAAAAGGATCGTCCGGAGTACTGGGCCAAGATCCCGCCAAAGGGAACTCCTGAGTACGACGCGTACGCCGACTTTGAAGACCGCCTCGCCGAGATCCGCGATCGCTTCCACACCGACGTTCCATTCCTCATGGTCAAGGGCCACGACATCGAATGGCGCTTGCTCGGACCGGTGGAAGATGGACTCTCGCCTGAGCTGGAGCAGGGCATTGTCAAAGACCGCTACGAGGTCGATGGCAAGCCGCTCAACTGGACCAAGCCGGTCTACGGTGGTGCCATCCATGTGAAGCACTTCTTCGGCTTCAAGAGCCATCTCAGCTCGTTCCCGAAAGGCCGCAACATCGTCTGGGCCAACACCCACGTCTACAGCCCGAAAGACCAGGAGGTCGATGCCTGGATCAACTTCAACACGATCTCCACATCGGACCCTCGTGCCGGCGTCGCCCAGCAGGGCGAGTGGGGAGCCAACCCAGCCTGCGATATTTGGTTGAACGGCGAGCGCATCGCCCCGCCGAAGTGGCAGAACAAAGGCAAGGCCGCCAAGGAGATCGCGCTGATCGATGAAGTGTACACCAGCCGCGAGCCTGCCAAGATCAAGCTCAAGAAGGGCTGGAACACGGTGCTCATCAAGTCCGCTCCAACCTGGAAGTGGGTCTTCACCTTCGTTCCAGTGGAAAAGGATGGCCCGATCTACCGCGAGGTCGAGGGCTTGAAGTACTCGGCCGCCAAGCCTGAGTAA
- a CDS encoding sialidase family protein, whose protein sequence is MNLVRSLCVLAASYAGLGLSLAAAAIDPPRVVATPPADAGRGLIRLSADEIRHYPGKGGKAMLQSLDNGETWKSVPLPAGYPGATCLAKESPAIARNPNTGEYIRFEPLYRGKNNNDGVYVTEGGIDGTWKLVRDKDGNAARPGGILRNPLWVKNNQRIVIPGHGGGCYTWYSDDQGVTWKRSNAVNSPPHKPGGVHKGTRWNHGMVEGTVIELKNGKLWMVARTAQDQHYETFSSDHGKTWSAAQPSRFWGVITMPTFHRLEDGRILFLWSNTIPLPEVEGATGRGEDAFTNRDTIHAAISEDEGKTWIGFRELILDEHRGRGDYGTFKGKQDRGKHQAEVVQLDANRVLFSCGQHAMHRRLMIMDLRWLYEKERSSDLAADGTKDWTTHQYIQQYVGHCAYNRTPGAQVADGALRLLRVDDERLTNPNQGAVWNFPAGDTGRLTAKVRLEEGGSGLQIALCDRWFNACDPTVDQFANYVLKVDGNGVTPDGKRLLKPGQVHEIAITWRDASRNGVATLTVDGRQTNIRLRGNHAPVNGVSYVHFYNPAEATDLQGASILSTRAQVK, encoded by the coding sequence ATGAATTTGGTTCGTTCTCTTTGTGTTTTGGCGGCTTCTTATGCCGGTTTGGGATTGTCATTGGCTGCGGCTGCAATTGATCCACCTCGGGTGGTGGCGACGCCGCCAGCGGATGCGGGACGTGGATTGATCCGGTTGTCGGCCGATGAGATCCGTCACTATCCTGGCAAGGGCGGGAAGGCGATGCTGCAGTCGCTAGACAATGGCGAGACGTGGAAGTCGGTGCCGCTGCCGGCGGGCTATCCCGGGGCGACGTGCCTGGCCAAGGAGTCGCCAGCCATTGCCCGCAATCCGAACACAGGCGAGTACATCCGCTTCGAGCCGTTGTATCGCGGAAAGAACAACAACGATGGAGTTTACGTCACCGAGGGAGGCATCGATGGAACGTGGAAGCTGGTGCGGGACAAAGACGGCAATGCGGCACGGCCTGGTGGGATCTTGCGCAATCCTCTGTGGGTAAAAAACAACCAGCGGATCGTGATCCCAGGTCATGGAGGGGGCTGCTACACTTGGTACTCCGATGACCAGGGTGTGACGTGGAAGCGCTCGAATGCGGTGAATTCGCCGCCGCACAAGCCGGGTGGCGTGCATAAGGGGACGCGTTGGAACCACGGGATGGTCGAAGGGACGGTGATTGAGCTGAAGAACGGCAAGCTGTGGATGGTGGCGCGTACCGCCCAGGACCAGCATTACGAGACCTTCTCCAGCGACCATGGAAAAACGTGGAGCGCTGCCCAGCCATCGCGCTTCTGGGGAGTGATCACAATGCCAACCTTCCACCGTCTGGAAGACGGGCGGATTCTTTTCCTGTGGTCGAACACCATCCCGCTGCCGGAAGTGGAAGGCGCCACCGGGCGCGGTGAGGATGCGTTCACCAACCGCGACACGATTCACGCTGCGATTTCCGAGGATGAGGGCAAGACGTGGATTGGTTTCAGGGAACTGATCCTCGATGAGCACCGTGGGCGCGGGGATTATGGCACGTTCAAGGGCAAGCAGGACCGCGGCAAGCATCAGGCCGAGGTGGTGCAACTCGATGCCAACCGTGTGCTCTTTTCCTGTGGCCAGCATGCGATGCACCGCCGTCTCATGATCATGGATCTGCGCTGGCTCTACGAAAAAGAGCGGAGCTCGGATCTGGCGGCTGACGGCACCAAGGATTGGACGACCCACCAGTACATCCAGCAGTACGTCGGGCATTGCGCGTACAACCGCACGCCGGGCGCGCAAGTGGCGGATGGTGCATTGCGTTTGCTGCGGGTGGATGACGAGCGGCTGACCAATCCGAACCAAGGCGCGGTGTGGAACTTTCCAGCCGGAGATACCGGGCGTCTGACGGCTAAGGTGCGGTTGGAAGAGGGTGGTTCTGGATTGCAGATCGCGTTGTGTGACCGCTGGTTCAATGCCTGCGACCCGACGGTGGATCAGTTCGCCAACTACGTGCTGAAAGTGGACGGCAATGGGGTGACTCCGGATGGCAAGCGCTTGCTCAAGCCGGGCCAAGTGCATGAGATTGCCATCACGTGGCGCGATGCCAGCCGCAATGGAGTGGCGACGCTTACCGTCGACGGACGTCAGACGAACATTCGACTGCGCGGTAATCACGCTCCGGTCAACGGCGTGAGCTATGTGCACTTTTACAACCCAGCCGAAGCGACGGATCTTCAGGGGGCGTCTATTCTTAGCACGCGCGCTCAAGTGAAGTGA
- a CDS encoding CD225/dispanin family protein, with translation MQWYYTENGTQQGPVSGEQMTALIQSGRLTSQSLVWREGMANWLPVAQVPELSALAQSGPPATSHSPYQPPASTPTHPGMPIGPEIPTYLWQSIVVTLLCCLPTGIVAIVYASKVNSLRLNGDQAGAQEASNNAKNWCLISLIVGIGAIILSMLAN, from the coding sequence ATGCAGTGGTACTACACAGAAAACGGCACCCAACAAGGACCAGTCAGCGGTGAACAAATGACCGCACTCATCCAGAGCGGACGCCTTACCTCCCAATCCCTCGTCTGGCGCGAAGGCATGGCCAACTGGCTCCCCGTCGCCCAAGTGCCCGAGCTTTCCGCCCTCGCTCAGTCCGGACCACCAGCGACATCCCATTCTCCCTACCAGCCACCAGCATCCACGCCAACCCATCCAGGCATGCCTATCGGACCCGAGATTCCTACCTATCTCTGGCAGTCCATCGTCGTCACCCTGCTCTGCTGCCTGCCAACCGGCATCGTCGCCATTGTTTACGCCTCCAAGGTCAACAGCCTGCGTCTCAACGGCGACCAAGCAGGTGCTCAGGAAGCCTCGAACAATGCCAAAAACTGGTGCCTTATAAGCCTGATCGTGGGCATTGGAGCCATCATTCTGTCCATGCTCGCCAACTAG
- a CDS encoding CD225/dispanin family protein, which translates to MQWYYTENGTQQGPVSGEQMTALIQSGRINSQSLVWREGMANWLPVAQVPELSAHAQSGPPATPQSPYQTPTSAPPQGMHVGADIPNYLWQSIVVTLMCCLPAGVVAIVYATKVDRLRFAGDQAGAQAASQSAKTWCWVSFGVGLAGLVLYFGFVFLAVLSEGRSTGY; encoded by the coding sequence ATGCAGTGGTACTACACAGAAAACGGCACCCAACAAGGACCCGTCAGCGGTGAGCAGATGACCGCACTCATCCAGAGCGGACGCATCAATTCACAATCCCTCGTCTGGCGAGAAGGCATGGCCAACTGGCTCCCCGTCGCCCAAGTGCCCGAGCTTTCCGCCCACGCCCAGTCCGGACCACCAGCCACGCCGCAGTCGCCTTATCAGACACCGACTTCGGCCCCACCACAGGGGATGCACGTGGGTGCGGATATCCCGAACTACCTCTGGCAGTCGATTGTCGTTACATTGATGTGCTGCTTGCCTGCCGGTGTGGTCGCCATTGTCTACGCCACCAAAGTCGACCGCTTGCGCTTTGCCGGTGACCAGGCCGGTGCCCAAGCCGCCTCACAATCCGCCAAAACCTGGTGCTGGGTGAGCTTCGGCGTGGGACTCGCCGGCCTCGTGCTCTACTTCGGCTTCGTGTTCCTCGCTGTCTTAAGCGAGGGCCGCAGTACCGGCTACTAA
- a CDS encoding DUF2752 domain-containing protein has product MAIASGCATVVGLILWLLLTGGTEAMPLRCFFNDWTGLHCPGCGLSRATLALSEGRVADAMKFNAMGIVLLPVALLALCIETIGWVFQANPPVRLLLRPRLSTAIAIMVIAFAVLRNLPWSPFTWLAPS; this is encoded by the coding sequence TTGGCCATTGCCTCCGGTTGCGCCACAGTGGTCGGACTGATCCTGTGGCTGCTGCTGACCGGAGGCACCGAGGCCATGCCCCTGCGCTGCTTTTTCAACGACTGGACGGGACTTCACTGTCCCGGCTGTGGGCTCTCCCGCGCTACACTCGCGCTCTCCGAAGGGCGGGTGGCCGATGCGATGAAATTCAACGCCATGGGCATCGTGCTGCTGCCCGTTGCCCTCCTCGCGCTGTGCATTGAGACCATCGGATGGGTCTTTCAAGCCAACCCACCGGTCCGCCTGCTCCTGCGGCCACGACTTTCCACCGCGATCGCCATCATGGTCATCGCCTTCGCGGTGCTGCGCAACCTGCCATGGAGCCCATTCACCTGGCTCGCACCATCGTAG
- a CDS encoding S16 family serine protease: MTPQRFVSTVVLAGLVATASPVVHAQSSAALSAESGEAQAGLKQNLNKLTALLVADMGGGQLGGEACDLIITAVPGHSGDPISIKFNQEVGDMMSTGLESARRAVLVRHPAAPTGQTLEISFADKFTPKDGPSASLAVAMLFESLITGDAFRKDCAVTGDITSDGEVRPIGGLPAKIRAAAKKECGVLCFPKDNENELGDMIVDGDMRLLMQVQVVSVATLDDALAVAKQERPDGVAAAMSALEELLTKAKAEGGAVLKTPESKRKLAGVLEKMPNHMSARAIQLYTQGKLPRSYSLIGSLTRLDNAIAELNATFDAASSNQRGAAWSELISPNTLDNVYLRARKNLGQIRTKLHPDVKRYENAVARYIQLLSKIPHIVETKERASVRRYLNECRRAGDQVDSERKSLLSRPEIRDLMM; the protein is encoded by the coding sequence ATGACGCCCCAACGTTTTGTCTCTACCGTGGTTCTGGCCGGGCTGGTGGCCACGGCTTCCCCTGTCGTGCACGCCCAGTCCTCCGCAGCGCTTTCCGCCGAGTCCGGGGAGGCTCAGGCCGGGCTGAAGCAGAACCTCAACAAGTTGACTGCATTGCTGGTGGCAGACATGGGTGGGGGGCAGCTCGGTGGAGAGGCTTGCGATTTGATCATCACGGCGGTGCCCGGGCATTCAGGCGATCCAATTTCGATAAAGTTCAATCAGGAGGTGGGGGATATGATGTCGACCGGGCTGGAGTCGGCGCGGCGTGCGGTGTTAGTGAGGCATCCGGCGGCTCCGACAGGGCAGACATTGGAGATCAGTTTTGCGGATAAGTTTACGCCGAAGGACGGGCCGTCGGCGTCGTTGGCGGTGGCGATGTTGTTTGAATCGTTGATCACCGGAGATGCGTTCCGCAAGGATTGTGCGGTGACCGGGGACATCACATCGGACGGTGAAGTGCGGCCGATCGGAGGTCTGCCGGCGAAGATTCGTGCGGCTGCGAAAAAGGAGTGCGGCGTGCTTTGTTTTCCCAAGGACAACGAGAACGAGTTGGGGGACATGATTGTCGATGGGGACATGCGTTTGTTGATGCAGGTTCAGGTGGTCTCCGTGGCAACGCTCGACGATGCGTTGGCGGTGGCGAAGCAAGAGCGGCCGGACGGCGTGGCGGCGGCGATGAGTGCGCTGGAGGAGTTGCTCACGAAAGCGAAGGCAGAAGGCGGAGCGGTGCTCAAGACGCCGGAGTCGAAGCGCAAACTGGCCGGTGTGTTGGAGAAAATGCCCAACCACATGAGTGCCAGAGCGATCCAACTTTACACGCAGGGGAAATTGCCGCGGAGCTATAGTCTGATCGGGTCGCTCACGCGGTTGGACAATGCGATCGCCGAACTCAATGCGACCTTTGATGCGGCCAGCTCAAACCAGCGCGGCGCGGCGTGGTCCGAACTGATCTCGCCTAACACTTTGGACAATGTGTACCTGCGCGCGCGGAAGAACCTTGGGCAGATCCGTACCAAGCTGCATCCGGACGTGAAGCGCTATGAGAATGCGGTGGCTCGTTACATCCAACTGTTGTCGAAGATCCCGCACATTGTGGAGACCAAGGAGCGAGCGTCGGTGCGTCGCTATCTAAACGAGTGCAGGCGTGCGGGGGATCAGGTGGATTCCGAGCGCAAGAGTCTCCTGAGCCGGCCGGAGATCCGGGATCTCATGATGTGA
- a CDS encoding ArnT family glycosyltransferase, translating into MADTPSHSSPTSFWLRPLGTNLILIVLAVLTLVPAISNLPLMDRDEPKFAQATQEMIDRDDWLVPWFNDEYRFDKPPLSYWWMRLHYTFLGKTELAARLHSVEASLLSAMVIAALGRFLFGPRAGLLAGVGWLTTLQILVHSRLCVADMPMILAVCVTGYALARLLLAPEDDPIANKRWNRWWWLLVGAAVFGFLAKGPIPLVTAGLGLALTRFVFGKGRPLPWRRLQPISFSVLYLVGIGLWGIPALLETQGLFWDKGMGEHVVKRGTESFNGRISVPGFYFVTAFLSLLPWCTLIPAALKRDTPEEGRLTGRSAKSAFLLGWLAAPYLVFTFYSTQLPHYVMPGFPAFFLLLFRSGSVPVPSTRFEKNWAIAVTAVIALLAGGVLWLANWAPFEGQTAGISQLITVAGILLAVAAVACFFAQRGWVIATAIAVIGTSALAWQMSEQIRAIHPTMLAMEKLKMAPEGTTYVAAEFKEPSLVFYTDKGWKMKSKNEDAVKFLRGSRITGTKNPRPRGGVMLLREWTANGVIKQLQGGKTIDELEPSSDRRAETLSLVRARLPLHEMKLYVVTGYNAAKTSWAEVLVCVPVEPRAEAKNEG; encoded by the coding sequence ATGGCCGATACTCCATCGCACTCATCGCCCACCTCATTCTGGCTGCGCCCGCTCGGGACCAATTTGATCCTAATCGTGCTCGCGGTGCTGACCCTCGTCCCCGCCATTTCCAACCTGCCACTGATGGACCGCGACGAACCCAAGTTCGCCCAGGCCACGCAGGAAATGATCGATCGAGATGACTGGTTGGTCCCATGGTTCAACGACGAATACCGCTTCGACAAACCACCTCTCTCGTACTGGTGGATGCGCCTCCATTACACCTTCCTCGGCAAGACCGAACTCGCCGCACGCCTGCACTCGGTCGAAGCCTCGCTGCTCTCCGCCATGGTCATCGCGGCGCTCGGACGCTTTCTCTTCGGCCCGCGCGCCGGATTGCTCGCCGGTGTCGGCTGGCTCACCACCTTGCAAATCCTCGTCCACTCACGCCTCTGCGTCGCGGACATGCCGATGATCCTCGCCGTCTGCGTCACCGGCTACGCGCTGGCCAGACTGCTGCTCGCCCCTGAAGACGACCCAATCGCCAACAAACGATGGAACCGCTGGTGGTGGCTGCTCGTCGGTGCTGCTGTGTTCGGCTTCCTCGCCAAAGGCCCGATCCCACTGGTCACCGCTGGCCTCGGCCTCGCTCTCACCCGCTTCGTCTTCGGCAAAGGCCGACCACTCCCATGGCGACGCCTCCAACCGATCAGCTTCAGCGTGCTCTACCTCGTCGGCATCGGCCTTTGGGGCATTCCCGCCCTGCTCGAAACCCAGGGCCTCTTCTGGGACAAAGGCATGGGCGAACACGTCGTCAAACGCGGCACGGAATCGTTCAACGGCCGCATCTCCGTCCCCGGTTTCTACTTCGTCACCGCCTTCCTCAGCCTGCTCCCATGGTGCACGCTGATTCCGGCAGCACTCAAGCGCGACACCCCGGAGGAAGGCCGCCTCACCGGCCGCTCGGCCAAGAGCGCATTCCTGCTCGGCTGGCTGGCTGCCCCATATTTGGTCTTCACCTTCTACTCCACCCAGCTGCCACACTACGTGATGCCTGGCTTCCCGGCCTTCTTCCTGCTGCTCTTCCGCAGCGGCTCGGTTCCGGTTCCAAGCACCCGCTTTGAGAAAAACTGGGCCATCGCCGTGACCGCCGTGATCGCTCTCTTGGCCGGTGGTGTGCTGTGGCTGGCCAACTGGGCTCCATTCGAAGGGCAAACCGCAGGGATCTCCCAACTGATCACAGTCGCCGGCATTCTGTTGGCGGTCGCCGCCGTCGCCTGCTTCTTCGCCCAGCGCGGCTGGGTCATTGCCACCGCCATCGCCGTGATTGGCACCAGCGCCCTGGCCTGGCAGATGTCGGAACAAATCCGAGCCATCCATCCGACCATGCTCGCCATGGAAAAACTCAAAATGGCTCCGGAAGGCACCACGTATGTCGCTGCCGAGTTCAAAGAACCATCGCTCGTCTTCTACACCGACAAGGGATGGAAGATGAAGTCGAAGAACGAGGACGCCGTCAAATTCCTCCGCGGCAGCCGCATTACCGGCACCAAAAATCCACGCCCACGCGGCGGCGTCATGCTCCTGCGCGAATGGACCGCCAATGGCGTGATCAAACAACTCCAGGGCGGCAAAACCATCGACGAACTCGAACCATCGTCAGACCGCCGCGCCGAAACCTTGTCGCTCGTCCGCGCCCGACTACCTCTCCACGAGATGAAGCTCTACGTCGTCACCGGCTACAACGCAGCCAAGACCAGCTGGGCCGAAGTTCTCGTCTGTGTCCCCGTCGAGCCTCGCGCCGAAGCCAAGAACGAAGGATAG